One Microbacterium esteraromaticum genomic window carries:
- a CDS encoding GDSL-type esterase/lipase family protein, producing the protein MATGVRYRFVPRGTVLRVELRADDRAAPIDLVVDGQVAARREVPSGESFVAFDLPEGSSAELWLPQFGTVEVRSLLVDDLAPQELEFPERRWIAYGSSLTQCKSAAGPSETWPAILSRRCGLDLECIGLAGECHLDPAIADYIHDAEPDFVTLCIGINVYEQASFSARSFAPAVRAFIERVARSRAQTLVIGPVASPRFEDQLNRVGMSLDMMREHVHSASQDVFQRYSNVRYLDGRYLLSLSDDHLFLDGVHPTAEGHRVIAERMIDRFPEGELGLTPLVRR; encoded by the coding sequence ATGGCCACCGGAGTACGCTATCGATTTGTCCCTCGCGGAACGGTGCTTCGCGTTGAGCTGCGAGCCGACGACCGGGCTGCCCCCATCGACCTTGTGGTCGATGGCCAGGTCGCCGCGCGGCGCGAAGTGCCCTCCGGGGAATCGTTCGTCGCCTTCGACCTTCCGGAGGGATCTTCGGCCGAGCTGTGGCTGCCTCAGTTCGGGACCGTTGAGGTGCGGAGTCTTCTTGTCGACGATCTCGCACCACAGGAGCTGGAATTCCCCGAGCGCCGGTGGATTGCCTACGGAAGTTCTCTCACGCAGTGCAAGTCTGCCGCGGGACCGTCGGAGACCTGGCCGGCGATACTCAGTCGCCGCTGCGGGCTGGATCTGGAATGCATCGGTCTCGCCGGCGAATGTCATCTGGACCCCGCCATCGCTGACTACATACATGATGCAGAGCCCGACTTCGTGACGCTCTGCATCGGGATCAACGTCTATGAGCAGGCGAGCTTCTCGGCTCGGTCATTCGCGCCGGCGGTCCGGGCATTCATCGAGCGAGTCGCACGCTCACGGGCGCAGACCCTCGTCATCGGACCTGTCGCCAGCCCGCGCTTCGAGGACCAGCTGAACCGCGTCGGGATGTCTCTGGACATGATGAGGGAGCACGTTCACAGTGCGTCGCAGGATGTCTTCCAGAGGTACTCGAATGTTCGATATCTGGACGGGCGGTATCTGCTCTCTCTGAGCGATGACCACCTGTTCCTTGACGGAGTTCATCCCACGGCCGAGGGACACCGTGTGATTGCTGAACGGATGATCGACCGGTTCCCCGAGGGGGAGCTGGGCTTGACCCCACTCGTTCGACGTTGA
- a CDS encoding dihydrodipicolinate synthase family protein: protein MNEVAFLDALRGVVAVLVTPYDKSGAVDEAKSTQLAERADAGGVHVVTALGNTSELYQLTAAERRVVLRSVATGTSRARLLAGFAGAAIEIHDESQYAADLGYHAVMIHEPMDPFGDGDGLLRFYREVAERSALPIVLYLRSTRLSLEQIRELVTHPKILGGKFARADFGTLEQLVHDGDSVWVNGAAESKIAITAAMGITGFTSGIAAARPDAALAMHAAVCRGDLNRLTQLMRLIAPVERMRAANHARSNVDVVKEMLRIDGIEFGSVRPPHVQLSAQERLHLRDLLDRWPARFDDSAGTNG, encoded by the coding sequence ATGAATGAAGTGGCATTTCTTGACGCCCTCAGAGGAGTCGTGGCCGTTCTGGTCACGCCGTATGACAAATCGGGAGCGGTCGACGAGGCAAAGAGCACACAGCTTGCCGAGCGTGCAGACGCTGGTGGCGTGCATGTGGTCACAGCGCTGGGAAACACCTCGGAGTTGTACCAGCTCACCGCCGCCGAACGGCGGGTGGTCCTCCGGAGTGTCGCCACGGGCACGTCGAGGGCCCGGTTGCTTGCAGGGTTCGCGGGCGCAGCGATCGAGATCCACGACGAAAGCCAGTATGCAGCCGACCTCGGCTATCACGCGGTGATGATCCACGAGCCCATGGATCCGTTCGGAGATGGCGATGGTCTGCTGCGGTTTTACCGCGAGGTTGCGGAACGTTCTGCGCTTCCGATCGTGCTCTACCTCAGAAGCACACGTCTCTCCCTTGAACAGATTCGCGAGCTGGTCACGCATCCGAAGATCTTGGGGGGTAAGTTTGCCCGCGCCGATTTCGGCACGCTGGAACAACTCGTTCACGACGGTGACTCGGTGTGGGTGAACGGAGCGGCGGAATCTAAAATCGCGATTACTGCGGCGATGGGGATCACCGGTTTCACGTCTGGCATCGCGGCAGCTCGACCCGACGCGGCTCTGGCCATGCACGCAGCGGTCTGTCGAGGCGACCTCAACCGGCTCACACAGCTGATGCGGCTCATCGCGCCCGTCGAACGCATGCGCGCAGCAAACCATGCGCGGAGCAACGTGGACGTCGTCAAAGAAATGCTCAGAATCGATGGAATCGAGTTCGGGTCGGTGCGTCCGCCTCACGTGCAGCTGTCAGCGCAGGAGCGACTGCACCTGCGTGACCTCCTTGACCGCTGGCCAGCTCGGTTCGACGACTCCGCAGGCACGAACGGATAG
- a CDS encoding SDR family NAD(P)-dependent oxidoreductase, whose product MMPRRVAWVTGGSRNIGLAITERLVSDGYAVAVNGLDVDEVLHVCRRLTASGADVIGVPGDISVESGVREMIAQIHRKWGRLDVLVNNAAAPLLARGALSDIDVATMDRSFRVNVGGVMLCSREAAPLLTGGAIVNLSSVGATRAHAQSLIYDAGKAAVESMTRGLAIDLAPQRIRVNGVAPGAIENDRFRALSKDERRERISGVLLGRVGTGEDIAAGVSFLASADASYITGQVLTIDGGLTAQARPAAMTNTRSNT is encoded by the coding sequence ATGATGCCGCGACGCGTTGCCTGGGTTACCGGCGGCAGCCGCAATATCGGTCTCGCGATTACCGAACGACTGGTATCGGATGGGTATGCCGTTGCGGTCAATGGGCTCGATGTGGATGAGGTTCTCCACGTTTGTCGAAGGCTGACAGCCAGCGGCGCTGACGTGATCGGCGTGCCCGGCGACATCAGCGTTGAGAGCGGCGTACGAGAGATGATTGCGCAGATTCATCGGAAGTGGGGGCGACTTGATGTCCTCGTGAATAATGCTGCAGCGCCACTGCTTGCGCGTGGCGCACTATCTGATATCGATGTCGCGACTATGGATCGGAGCTTCCGTGTCAACGTAGGCGGAGTGATGCTATGCAGTCGCGAAGCCGCGCCGCTACTCACCGGAGGTGCGATCGTGAATCTCTCCTCCGTCGGCGCTACTCGCGCGCACGCACAGTCGTTGATCTATGACGCGGGTAAAGCGGCTGTAGAGAGTATGACCAGGGGGCTCGCAATCGATCTCGCTCCTCAACGAATTCGCGTGAACGGTGTCGCGCCGGGAGCGATCGAGAATGATCGCTTCCGGGCGCTGTCCAAAGACGAGCGGCGTGAGCGAATCAGTGGAGTTCTTCTCGGCAGGGTGGGCACGGGTGAAGATATCGCCGCTGGCGTGAGCTTTCTTGCCAGCGCTGATGCATCGTACATCACCGGCCAGGTGCTCACCATCGATGGCGGACTGACCGCACAAGCGAGGCCGGCGGCGATGACGAACACAAGGAGCAACACATGA
- a CDS encoding mandelate racemase/muconate lactonizing enzyme family protein, protein MTRITDIKLTPINTPRTSGVICGHVIVELFTDDPNLIGVGEMSDFQHLPRYHIDVAGLESVLRELLVGSNILEINRIAALLEESFPQAGYIYDKSRSIKCGVDIALWDVASKSLGVRLVDLLGGQVQDGVPIAYPIFRQQHPDDIDYSLGVVEQQLQAGQSCFRVYVGRNLDLDERFLREARERFGDRITLKSLDFSNLLAPKDAARFATRVRDVGFDLVESPARSADIRGLLEARSLIEEPVSEHVYSNDWALELIKHRAVDAFNVSVIAIGGITPVRRVFAIAEAAGVPCILGTTQELSIGTAAAVHVAAATDAVSLPSDPVGPLLYETDVVAEPVSYESGVLKLPDGWGLGIDIDQERLAQATGSLSWTHTSARGAADRIRLS, encoded by the coding sequence ATGACGCGCATCACTGACATCAAGTTGACGCCCATAAACACGCCGCGAACCTCGGGCGTCATCTGCGGTCATGTCATCGTTGAGCTGTTCACCGACGACCCGAACCTCATCGGGGTCGGGGAGATGTCGGACTTCCAGCATCTCCCGCGATATCACATCGACGTCGCCGGCCTCGAGTCCGTATTGCGCGAGCTCTTAGTGGGAAGCAACATCCTCGAGATCAACAGGATCGCCGCGCTGCTGGAAGAGAGCTTTCCGCAGGCAGGGTACATCTACGACAAAAGCCGTTCCATCAAATGCGGGGTCGACATCGCGCTCTGGGACGTCGCCTCTAAGTCGCTCGGGGTTCGTTTGGTGGATCTCTTGGGCGGACAGGTCCAGGACGGAGTTCCTATCGCCTACCCCATCTTTCGGCAACAGCATCCCGACGACATCGATTACAGCCTCGGGGTCGTAGAACAACAGTTGCAGGCGGGACAGTCTTGTTTCCGTGTGTACGTCGGCCGGAATCTCGATCTCGACGAAAGGTTTCTTCGAGAGGCGAGGGAGCGCTTCGGTGATCGAATTACCCTGAAGTCCCTGGACTTCTCGAACTTGCTTGCTCCTAAGGACGCTGCTCGGTTCGCCACGCGGGTTCGCGACGTCGGGTTCGACCTCGTGGAGTCGCCGGCACGCTCGGCCGACATCCGCGGTCTGCTCGAAGCGCGCAGCCTTATCGAAGAGCCGGTGAGCGAACACGTGTACAGCAATGACTGGGCATTGGAGCTCATCAAACATCGCGCCGTCGATGCCTTCAACGTCAGCGTGATCGCGATCGGAGGGATTACGCCGGTTAGGCGCGTCTTTGCGATCGCAGAGGCAGCAGGTGTCCCGTGCATTCTGGGAACTACTCAGGAACTCTCGATCGGCACTGCGGCGGCCGTTCACGTGGCGGCCGCGACGGATGCCGTCTCCCTCCCCAGCGACCCGGTCGGACCTTTGTTGTATGAGACCGATGTGGTCGCAGAGCCGGTCTCGTACGAATCTGGGGTGCTCAAGCTCCCGGACGGATGGGGACTCGGCATCGACATCGACCAGGAACGGCTCGCTCAGGCGACGGGTTCGCTGAGTTGGACGCACACATCGGCGCGTGGCGCCGCGGATCGGATTCGGCTGTCATGA
- a CDS encoding dipeptide ABC transporter ATP-binding protein has protein sequence MSMESGDWRGHISLMLSDVGAPVVGLETALEVRSLSVTFKALGNSPVRAVSDVSLTARRGAILALVGESGSGKTATAMSILRLHADDTVVEGAISFGDQDLLKLNPAQLRQVRGAQVAMVFQDPSAALNPLMTIGAQLEDVLKAHGGLSSAARRERVSESLRLAGLPTPERIIRRYPHQLSGGMRQRAAIALALVCGPSLLIADEPTTALDVAVQAEIMDTLVRLRDELGMAILLITHDLGVVADYADDIAVMYAGRVVESGPAAEVLGAPQMPYTRALLDSTPNIDAPAKQQLRAIAGHPPDPRTLGQLCAFVERCEFAFERCHRERPALTIRTVARAAACHLSPLPVAPPAAAAPRPVRSVDGDAAHGVIAEFENVSLRYGGGWSRRDEGVLAVDGVSFTVRQGETLALVGESGSGKTSITRTLLRLERPTSGAVRYDGIDVAEAKGGDLKRLQREVQVVFQSPYASLDPRMTVRQILQEPLRVHGLDDNQEILCEHLAAVGLDKRALPLYPRSFSGGQRQRIAIARALTVGPKLLVCDEAVSSLDVSIQAQVLNLLGELQIASGLTYLFITHDLAVVRSIADRIVVMRDGKLVEEGDAESIYASPKEAYTRSLIELAPGRAKAKE, from the coding sequence ATGTCGATGGAGAGTGGCGACTGGAGAGGACACATTTCGCTGATGTTGAGTGACGTAGGCGCCCCGGTCGTCGGGCTCGAAACTGCCCTCGAGGTCAGGTCGCTGTCGGTGACGTTCAAAGCCCTCGGCAACTCGCCGGTCCGAGCAGTCAGTGATGTCTCACTGACTGCTCGGAGGGGGGCGATCTTGGCGCTCGTTGGCGAGTCCGGTTCGGGCAAGACAGCAACCGCGATGAGCATTCTGCGCTTGCACGCGGACGACACGGTTGTCGAAGGGGCGATCAGCTTTGGCGACCAAGACTTGTTGAAGCTGAATCCTGCGCAGCTACGACAGGTGCGGGGTGCCCAGGTTGCGATGGTGTTCCAGGACCCTTCTGCCGCGCTTAACCCCCTCATGACAATCGGCGCCCAGCTGGAAGACGTACTCAAAGCGCACGGCGGCCTCTCGAGCGCCGCGCGCCGCGAGCGCGTGTCTGAGTCGTTGAGACTGGCCGGCCTGCCGACGCCGGAAAGGATCATCCGGAGGTATCCTCATCAGCTGTCGGGCGGTATGAGACAACGTGCGGCGATCGCCCTGGCGCTCGTCTGCGGGCCGAGCCTGTTGATCGCAGACGAGCCGACAACCGCTTTGGACGTCGCGGTGCAGGCGGAGATCATGGACACTCTTGTCCGGCTCCGAGACGAACTGGGAATGGCAATTCTCCTTATCACCCACGATCTCGGCGTCGTCGCAGACTACGCCGACGACATAGCGGTGATGTACGCGGGTCGCGTCGTGGAAAGTGGTCCCGCGGCGGAGGTCCTTGGAGCACCCCAGATGCCCTACACGCGAGCGCTGCTTGATTCGACGCCCAACATCGATGCGCCGGCGAAGCAGCAGCTGAGAGCGATCGCGGGCCACCCGCCAGACCCGAGAACCCTGGGCCAGCTGTGTGCATTTGTGGAACGATGCGAGTTTGCGTTCGAGCGATGCCACCGGGAGCGTCCGGCGTTGACCATTCGCACGGTTGCGCGTGCGGCGGCTTGTCACCTTTCCCCGCTCCCCGTCGCGCCGCCGGCGGCGGCCGCGCCACGCCCAGTCCGTTCCGTGGACGGGGATGCCGCCCACGGTGTGATCGCGGAGTTCGAGAACGTCAGTCTGCGCTATGGCGGTGGGTGGTCCCGACGTGATGAAGGGGTCCTTGCGGTAGACGGAGTCAGTTTCACCGTCCGACAGGGTGAGACGCTTGCGCTCGTGGGCGAGTCGGGATCAGGGAAGACGAGTATCACCCGCACTCTTCTCCGGCTCGAACGTCCGACGAGCGGAGCTGTGCGCTATGACGGCATTGATGTCGCAGAGGCGAAGGGCGGCGACCTCAAACGGCTTCAGCGAGAGGTTCAGGTTGTCTTTCAAAGCCCTTACGCGAGCCTCGACCCGCGAATGACTGTCCGGCAGATACTGCAGGAGCCGTTGCGGGTCCATGGCCTTGATGACAATCAGGAAATTCTTTGTGAACACCTCGCGGCCGTTGGGCTTGACAAGCGTGCGCTTCCTCTCTATCCTCGGTCATTCTCCGGCGGACAGCGTCAACGAATCGCGATCGCTCGAGCGCTCACGGTCGGGCCGAAATTGCTTGTCTGCGATGAGGCCGTGAGCTCACTGGACGTCTCGATCCAGGCACAAGTTCTCAATCTGCTCGGTGAACTCCAGATTGCGAGCGGTCTGACTTACCTCTTCATCACGCATGATCTTGCGGTGGTGCGATCTATCGCAGATCGGATTGTCGTCATGCGAGACGGAAAGCTCGTAGAAGAGGGCGATGCCGAATCGATCTATGCCTCTCCGAAAGAGGCGTACACGCGATCTCTCATCGAGCTGGCACCGGGCCGCGCGAAGGCGAAGGAATGA
- a CDS encoding ABC transporter substrate-binding protein, producing MRRTSLLIAAVVTTLVVGTGCGADATPNTPDEAAGGGTLVVGYDNEPVTLDPHLSVLNRTLLNLFFDSLVRQERDGEIVGALAESWKDNGDSIEFVLRDGVKFSDGTPVNADAVAFSLDRVLDPETASPKSSFLSSIDDVVVVDDSTVRLDLNRADPLLLTYLAHEHGAIVSPTAVEKYGDDFGRHPVGSGPWIFDSWTSGVELKIEKNPEYWGGQSGELPLLDGVRFRFITDPNVLKAELQTGGVDIVRLLPPTVVAELQSDPQLAFDDIGLRRSYYASFNVTGGPFADADLRAAAAHAINKESIASAAAGDLYELAPSFATANDWFYSDDLGQPSFDPTQAEASLAESSSSERDVEIVVRRRDPDPLIAELLQSQLNAVGFTARIEALEAAAYLERLKAHDFDIAIGVIDVPRLDPTLTFNPYFSSTGANNWSGLADEELDKLLTTAGQTTTQEERAAAYVEVQRHIVEQNYWSFLYQPVNLLVHAADVEDIDLDVDGEWRLERTHFADVE from the coding sequence ATGAGGCGCACTTCGCTCCTCATCGCCGCAGTGGTCACGACGCTTGTCGTCGGAACAGGGTGTGGCGCAGATGCCACGCCGAACACGCCGGATGAGGCCGCGGGCGGGGGGACCCTCGTCGTGGGGTACGACAACGAGCCCGTCACTCTCGATCCGCATCTGAGTGTGCTGAATAGAACTCTGCTCAACCTGTTCTTCGACTCCCTGGTGAGGCAGGAGCGCGATGGAGAGATCGTCGGTGCGCTCGCTGAGTCCTGGAAGGACAACGGTGATTCCATCGAGTTCGTGCTGCGTGATGGCGTGAAATTCTCCGATGGTACGCCGGTCAACGCGGATGCGGTGGCGTTCAGCCTCGATCGCGTGCTGGATCCGGAGACGGCGAGCCCCAAGAGCTCGTTCTTGTCGTCGATTGATGACGTCGTGGTGGTCGACGACTCCACGGTGAGGCTAGATCTCAACCGAGCAGACCCACTTCTGCTGACTTACCTCGCGCACGAGCACGGAGCGATCGTTTCCCCTACCGCGGTGGAGAAGTACGGTGACGACTTCGGGCGGCACCCCGTCGGGAGCGGACCGTGGATCTTCGACAGTTGGACGTCTGGTGTCGAACTGAAGATCGAGAAGAACCCCGAATACTGGGGTGGACAGAGCGGCGAGCTCCCGCTCCTCGATGGCGTGCGGTTCCGCTTCATCACGGACCCGAACGTGCTCAAGGCCGAGTTGCAGACCGGCGGCGTGGACATTGTACGTCTTCTGCCGCCGACCGTTGTCGCAGAGCTGCAGAGCGACCCGCAGCTGGCGTTCGATGACATAGGACTACGACGCTCGTACTACGCAAGCTTCAATGTGACGGGTGGGCCCTTTGCTGACGCCGATCTGCGCGCCGCCGCGGCCCACGCAATCAACAAGGAATCAATCGCTTCGGCGGCCGCGGGTGACCTCTACGAACTCGCTCCGAGCTTCGCCACGGCGAACGATTGGTTTTACAGCGATGACCTCGGCCAGCCATCGTTTGATCCCACTCAGGCCGAAGCGTCACTCGCAGAAAGCTCATCGTCGGAGCGCGACGTCGAGATCGTGGTCCGGCGACGCGATCCGGACCCGCTCATCGCTGAACTTCTGCAGTCCCAGCTGAATGCTGTCGGATTCACCGCGAGGATCGAGGCCCTTGAGGCCGCCGCGTACCTCGAGCGCCTCAAGGCGCACGACTTCGACATCGCCATCGGAGTGATCGATGTGCCTCGTCTGGACCCGACTCTCACGTTCAACCCGTATTTCTCCTCGACAGGGGCGAATAACTGGTCGGGTCTCGCGGATGAGGAACTCGACAAGCTCCTCACCACCGCGGGCCAGACAACCACGCAAGAAGAGCGTGCAGCGGCCTATGTCGAGGTTCAACGGCACATCGTCGAGCAGAACTACTGGTCCTTCTTGTATCAGCCGGTGAACCTTCTCGTCCATGCCGCCGATGTCGAGGATATCGACCTCGATGTCGATGGAGAGTGGCGACTGGAGAGGACACATTTCGCTGATGTTGAGTGA
- a CDS encoding ABC transporter permease has product MTAIDPRTANGLRSVRFRNTLLGRVLKDPRGAFGIAIVFLVILATAVSPLFDEAARTPDTTAILASPSWSHLLGTDEIGRDILARIITGSRVVLQVIAVSVGSALVLGTAIGLISGYRGGAVDAVIMRIVDAMLAFPLLVLALTIVAALGSGLHNALIAITAVVTPRIARVVRGEVLSLRTREWVDASRIIGLPTFRVLLRHVLPHLMGTLLVFVALQASTAILAEASLSFLGLGIQPPEASWGAMVSAGASNLYRSWALGVFPGLAILLVVTALNLLSDALGQALRDTEPTDP; this is encoded by the coding sequence ATGACGGCTATTGATCCGCGCACGGCGAACGGATTGCGGAGCGTGCGCTTTCGGAACACCTTGCTCGGTCGCGTTCTCAAGGATCCCCGCGGAGCGTTCGGGATCGCGATCGTCTTCCTCGTCATCCTGGCCACTGCCGTGAGCCCCCTGTTTGACGAAGCCGCTCGTACTCCAGATACCACGGCCATCTTGGCCTCTCCGAGTTGGTCTCATCTGCTGGGTACCGATGAGATCGGCCGCGATATCCTCGCGCGGATCATCACGGGATCTCGAGTCGTGCTGCAGGTGATTGCCGTGTCTGTGGGATCGGCGCTCGTGCTGGGAACGGCGATCGGCTTGATCTCCGGCTATCGCGGCGGGGCCGTCGACGCAGTGATCATGAGAATCGTCGACGCGATGCTGGCCTTCCCACTTCTCGTGCTCGCGTTGACCATCGTGGCGGCGTTGGGTAGCGGGTTGCATAACGCGCTCATCGCGATCACCGCGGTCGTGACGCCTCGGATTGCGCGAGTCGTGCGCGGAGAGGTGCTCTCGCTTCGCACGCGCGAATGGGTGGATGCATCGCGGATCATCGGTTTGCCGACTTTCCGGGTTCTCCTTCGCCACGTGCTTCCCCACCTGATGGGCACCCTTCTGGTGTTTGTCGCGCTGCAAGCGTCGACGGCGATTTTGGCGGAGGCCTCGCTGAGTTTTCTTGGTCTTGGCATTCAACCTCCGGAAGCGAGCTGGGGCGCCATGGTGTCAGCCGGTGCCAGCAACCTCTACAGAAGCTGGGCTCTCGGTGTGTTTCCTGGGCTCGCGATCCTGCTCGTCGTCACGGCGCTGAACCTGCTCTCGGACGCGCTGGGACAGGCGCTCCGTGACACCGAGCCCACCGATCCGTAA
- a CDS encoding ABC transporter permease — MIAYVGRRLLQLVPVLAIVMVTLFLLLRLLPGDPTAELLGEDATEEQIAEMRRRLGLDKPIFGQMLDWIGGLLQGDLGQSWLTREPVAATVMSRLPVTLELVLIALLFSLILGIPGGVIAAVRKGKATDAAITSVSMFFLAIPHFYLAILLILIFAVGLKLLPASGYVPFGSSPLQNIRYMILPATAVAVTVVAVVARQTRGSLLETLELDFTRTATAFGISQRGVVLRYALRNALVPVATVIGLQVGALMSATVVTESIFTLPGMGTLIVDAIFSRDLPIVQGAVLVVVLLVLLVNLLTDLLYAALDPRISYRKVSR; from the coding sequence ATGATCGCGTACGTCGGCCGTCGGTTGCTCCAACTCGTTCCTGTCCTGGCCATCGTCATGGTGACGCTGTTCCTCCTCCTGCGGTTGCTTCCCGGCGATCCCACCGCAGAGTTGCTCGGCGAGGATGCGACGGAAGAGCAGATTGCCGAGATGCGGAGGAGACTCGGGCTCGACAAGCCCATCTTCGGCCAGATGCTGGACTGGATCGGTGGGCTGCTCCAGGGAGACCTTGGTCAGTCGTGGCTTACTCGCGAGCCCGTGGCCGCGACGGTCATGAGCCGGCTTCCGGTCACGCTTGAGCTTGTGCTCATCGCATTGTTGTTCTCGCTCATTCTGGGGATCCCCGGGGGTGTGATCGCCGCGGTCCGCAAAGGCAAAGCGACGGATGCTGCTATCACGAGCGTCTCGATGTTCTTTCTTGCCATCCCTCACTTCTATCTCGCGATACTCCTCATCCTCATCTTCGCTGTCGGACTCAAGCTTCTTCCCGCTTCTGGCTACGTCCCATTTGGCAGTTCGCCTCTACAGAACATTCGGTACATGATCCTCCCCGCAACCGCGGTCGCGGTGACAGTGGTCGCCGTCGTTGCCCGGCAGACCAGAGGGTCGCTATTGGAAACACTCGAGCTCGATTTCACGAGGACAGCCACGGCTTTCGGTATTAGTCAGCGTGGCGTGGTCTTGCGCTATGCACTGCGGAACGCGCTTGTTCCTGTGGCAACGGTGATTGGGTTGCAGGTGGGGGCATTGATGAGTGCCACCGTTGTCACCGAGTCGATATTCACGCTCCCTGGGATGGGCACGCTCATCGTGGACGCGATCTTCAGCAGGGATCTGCCCATCGTCCAAGGAGCCGTGCTCGTCGTCGTGCTTCTCGTACTGCTCGTGAACCTGCTCACCGACTTGTTGTATGCCGCGCTAGATCCCCGCATTAGCTATCGGAAGGTGTCGCGATGA
- a CDS encoding GntR family transcriptional regulator has protein sequence MPTPEMAIAFRILVYEDTRMTQAVTPTRTVQLPEVGEAISRGDRVVEVLRNAILEGQFSPGQPLIERELASVLGISKTPVREALKQLVASGLVTKGVGQGMIVRVIDRRVVIDSAVARAGVEPYALRLAVEARGAAPWPEARDQLEASRQHLLAGRVAEHGLANRQFHRVLYSASGNAFLIDFLSNLSDLGTLIATTGWRLGGADEQEVLEHARIIDAAERGEAAHASELLRHHIETAAGAHIAALDERGMQ, from the coding sequence ATGCCAACTCCTGAAATGGCTATTGCATTTCGTATCTTGGTATACGAAGATACTCGTATGACTCAGGCAGTGACGCCGACTCGGACGGTGCAGTTACCCGAAGTTGGAGAGGCGATCTCGCGAGGTGATCGCGTCGTCGAGGTTCTGCGCAATGCGATCCTCGAAGGACAGTTCAGCCCAGGGCAACCGCTCATTGAGCGAGAGCTAGCGAGCGTGCTCGGCATCTCGAAGACGCCCGTTCGCGAAGCTCTCAAGCAGCTTGTTGCTTCGGGTCTCGTCACCAAAGGCGTTGGGCAAGGAATGATCGTGCGTGTCATCGATCGTCGAGTCGTGATCGACAGCGCCGTCGCCCGCGCCGGCGTGGAGCCCTATGCGTTGCGCCTTGCAGTGGAAGCGCGCGGCGCCGCACCCTGGCCAGAGGCGCGGGATCAGCTTGAGGCATCCAGGCAGCACCTCTTGGCCGGCAGAGTTGCCGAGCACGGACTCGCAAACCGTCAGTTTCATCGCGTGCTCTATTCGGCGTCGGGCAATGCCTTTCTCATTGACTTTCTGAGCAATCTGAGCGATCTGGGAACCCTCATTGCAACGACGGGATGGCGCTTGGGAGGCGCAGACGAGCAAGAGGTCCTGGAGCATGCGCGCATCATCGACGCTGCGGAACGCGGTGAAGCCGCTCACGCGAGTGAACTGCTGCGCCACCACATCGAGACGGCAGCGGGTGCGCACATTGCCGCCCTCGACGAGCGGGGCATGCAGTGA